Below is a genomic region from Desulfobacter sp..
TGTCCAATTGGCCGGGACGGATGAAAAGCGAAGGGCTTGAGACCGTTTGGATTCAGCTTTGTACAGATAGTTCGGTTGATATTCATGTTCGATACTATCGAAGGTCCTGTGACCGCCGAAAAGGAAAAAGATATAAAGGTGCATACGCTGGCTTAATCCTTCTTGGAATCCATGATCGCTGCTCGCCTGCTTTGGCTTCTATGGTGAGTTCTTGGTCAGCCTTATTAAGTTCTTTTGAAGAAGTCCGTCAAGTGCTTTGTGACCGTGGGATGACGTTGGGTATAAAGGTCATCCGTAAACTGACCTATCGGTACGCAGAGCGGGCTCGAGCCGAACAACAAGCGGGCCGAATCCCATTAAATGATAGATATTTACTTGAAGGGCGGCGAGTCGTTATCAGCACTGATGGTGGCCGCACTCGGCTCAGAGAGAAGAAAAGGGGACCAAAAACCCAAAAGGATAGAACCCGATTTCGTGGGGCATGGCGAGAACCCAAGCTTTTGATCATTTATGTAGTGGACGCCCATGGAAAACAAGAAAAAAGCTTTTCACCATTTATTGATGGCTGTTTCAATGGACCGGATGGTGTATTCCACTTGTTAAAGGGTTATTTGAACTCCCTTCATATTCAGAACTCAGACAAAATACTGTTTGTTGCAGATGGGGCACATTGGATTTGGAATCGAATCCCCGGACTGCTAAAAGCATTGGGGTTGGCTCCTGAGCGTGTGTATGAACTTCTCGATTTCTACCATGCAGTTGAGCATCTGGGTACAGTAGCAGGCTTAAGGAAGACCTGGTCATCCAAGGAACGCAAACGCTGGGTATCGAAGCAGCGAGGTCTTCTGCTGAAGGGAAAGGCGATTGAGGTGGTACAGGCCGTCCAGAAGCTTTGTAGAGGCAGAAACAGTAAGGCTATCAAGACGGAACGGGATTATTTTGTGCGCAATGAACTGAGGCTTAATTTTTCAACTGTAAAAGCGTTGAACTTACCTATTGGCAGCGGTGCTATTGAAAGTTCGATTCGGAGAGTCGTGAATTTACGTCTTAAAGGTCCATGCATCTTTTGGTATCGGGAGAATGCAGAAAAAATGATTATGCTGCGATCATTTTATAAAGCAGGGCGTTGGAACTGCCTGAAGCAGATGGCAAACATGCACAATCCAGTGCCAGCGGTATAACCGGGAAAATGGGAATGCGCCCATATAGATTGTCTGCTGATATTACTCCCCCCCCCATCGTTGCAATGTCGGGGGGGGGGGTAATATCAGCTTTTGCTGCCCCGGAATGGAAAGGTTTTAATCCAATTTTATTGTATTTAAGGATTAAACCATATTTGAGAAAAATGATGCCCAAAAACGGTTCAACCTGCCTGAAACCTTAGCTCGGTTTCGGGCTGAGATGGCCTATCCGGATGCCTGGAACCGTCAGGCGTGCCGGTGCGAAAGGCATTCTAAAAGGCTGAACCCATAAAAAACAATGTGCTTTTTATGGGTTCAGCAGGACAGGCTTTTTTTTAATTATGCCTTTATATCTGCTGTGTCATCCTCATACAGCATTCCCCATTTATTGATGTATCCCAGCAATATGGAGATGAGTGGCGTCAGCCACAGGAAAAACGCCCATGGTGCATACTCCAGTGTGCTGACACCTAAGACGCCGAACATGTACAATGCGTTGTCAGTCCAGGGATAAAGAGGGGCGGTCAAGGTTCCGCCATCTTCCGTGACCCTGGATAAGACCTCAGGTTTTAGTTTGAATTTTTTAAAAGATTTTGCCATTAACTGGGGGGTCATGATCAGGGAAATATACATGCTGCACCCGGCCGCATTGGTAACGTTTCCCACAATAATAGTGGAAAGGATTAATTGGCCGACGCTCTTTATTTTACGTGTTAACGGTTCAATCAATGCATCCAGAACACCGATGTGCTTGAGCACACCGCCAAATCCCAACCCGAATAGCATAACGGCCACAACAGACAGCATGCTGACCATACCGCCCCTGTTTAACAATTTATCAATATATATAATGTTTGTTGAAATGGAATACCCGCCCCAGGCAACCCCCACAGCCTCTGCAAAATCTTTCCCCTGCAGAATTATCGCCCCATATGGAGCCCAGTGCCGCACCAATGGCAATACTGGGGAAAGCCGGTTTTTTCATTATCATCAACCCAATGACAACCACGGCGGGGATGATCATTAAAAGGCCGATATTAAAGTGGGTATCCAAAACAGTTAAGATTTCATTGATATTACTGGTGTCCAGGGAATTATCACCATATTTGAATCCAATGACCAGATACATAACACAGACTATGAGGTAGGATGGAACCGTGGTATACAGCATGCTCATTATATGTGAAAAAACATTGGTTTCCGACATGGATGCCGTCAGGTTCGTACTGTCGGACAGGGGTGACATCTTATCTCCAAAGTAGGCACCGGAAAGAACGGCGCCTGCCGTCATGGGGGCGGGTACGCCCAGGCCTGCGCCGATACCCATCATGGCTACGCCTGTGGTGCCAACGGTTCCCCATGAGGTGCCCGTGGCCAGGGAGGTCAGTGAACAGATCAATAAAGCGGCAAATAGAAAAATACTGGGGTTAATGATTTTTAAGCCGTAATAAATCATGCTGGGCACGACACCGCCTGCAATCCAGGTCCCCACCATGGCCCCGACGATGACCAGTATCAATAAAGCCTGGAGCCCGCTTCTGATTGAATCTGCGGCCGCAGATTCCAATTCATCATAGGTGTATTTTAATTTTCTCCCGAGTATGATTGCCAGGAATAAACAGGCCAGCAGAGCAATCTGGACAGCAATATTAAACGCCAAAATACTTGCAAATATAATAACAAAACATGTAACAACCAGAAACAGCGACTCTCCAAAACCAGGTTTTAACTTGTTCTCCATTTATATTTTCTCCTACTTGTTAAGATATTAAAAATCCCGTTCTTATATGATTGCCGTATTATTTTTTAAGCATTCACTCCTGTCTTGCTGTGAATTGTCTTTTCAATGATCGTTAATGTTTTTTCCAGGATGGATTTTGGGCAGGCAAAATTAATTCTTTCAAACCCCTCTCCGCCTTTGCCAAAAATATATCCTTCATCCAGGGCAATTTTGCCTTTTCCCTGGATAATGGCTTCAAGTGATTTTGCATCCCCTGTGACAGCCCGGAAATCCAGCCAGGCTAAATAGGTTCCTTGGGGCCGGATAAATTTAATTTCCGGCATTTTTTCTTTTACAAAATTTTCGATAAAATCCACATTGGATTCCAGATATTCCAGCACCTGTTCTAACCAGTCTTGTCCCTGGTTATAAGCCGCCGTTAGGGCGACAATTCCAAAACAATTTGTTAACCCGACATTGTTTCGTTCCAATGTCTGGGAAAAATATTTGCGAAGTTTCTGGTTTGGAATGATCAGATTTGAGGTTTGAAGACCTGCCAGGTTAAAGGTTTTACTCGGGGCCGTACAGGTAATGGAGTTCTGGGCGAACGCTTCTGAAATATCGGCAAAGCAAACATGCTTATGCCCTTTTAATATTAAATCCGAATGAATTTCATCGGAAATAATAATCACATCATTTTTAATACACAGGTCACCTAATTTTTTGAGTTCTTCTTTGCTCCACACCCGGCCGACAGGGTTATGGGGATTGCATAAAATCAGAAGTTTGACACGGGGGTCTTTTACTTTTTCTTCCAGATCATCAAAATCCATTGTATATTGTTCATCCTGAAATTTTAATTGATTATAAACAGGATGGCACCCATTGTTTGAAATGGCATTAAAAAATGGATAATACACAGGGTTTTGAATGATGACCCGGTCCCCGGGATAGCAGAAGGTCTGGATCAGGTAATTGATTGCCGGAACAATTCCGGGTGAAAAGACCAGCTAGTCTTTTTTTATTTTCCAGCCATGTCTTTTCTGGGTCCAGTCTATAATTGCCTAGTAATAGCTGTCATCTCTCTGGCTGTACCCATAAATACCATGCTCAACTCTTTTCATGAGGGCATCAATAACCGGTTGCGGACATTTAAAGTCCATATCCGCCACCCACAGCGGCAGAAGATCCGCGTCTCCAAACTGGGCCTTAAGGAAATCCGGCTCCCACTTCATTGAATGGGTCGATTCTCTGTCAACCTCTTTATCAAAGTCATATTTCATTGTGCCAACCTTTTCCCATAGTGATGGATTGTAAATTAGAATTATTTGTGCGCGATGGCTTCAATTTCCACCAATGCATCCTTTGGAAGCCTGCTGACTTCAAAACAGGACCTTGCCGGCGGATTTGTTTGAAAATAGCTGCCATATACGCCATTGAGCTTGGAAAAATTATTCATGTCGGAAATAAACACCGTTGTCTTCACCACGTTGTTCAGGTCCATGCCGGCTTGCTTTAAAATAGCCGCAATGTTTTCTATTGATGTCTTTGTCTGAACTTCAATATCATTGGGCGCCATTTGTGATGTAACCGGGTTTATTGGAAGCTGCCCTGACAAAAAAAGCATATCGTTAACGGCAATCGCCTGGGAGTATGGTCCTATGGCAGCAGGCGCCAATGGGGTATTAATTGTTTTCTTCATTATGGTGTTTCCTTATTCTTAAATAAAAATGAATCCGTATCAATGATAGACACAGAAGGGCCGTATGGATAAATCTGCGTTTATTTAAGCTTATTTAAATATCGATAAATGGTCGGTTCTGATGTTTTTAAATGTTTGGCTATTTCACTCACCGCGCCTTTGAGTAAAAAGATCCCTTTTTGATTCAAAGCCTTTATGATTTGCATTTTTTCTTCCAAAGACATTCTTTCCGGCGGGATATTGGTTTCCACCAAAATCGTTTTAATGGCATCAGAGGTCAGATCTTCTATGGAATGGTCCAGTTTCTCTGAAATCGGTTCAACATTTTTTTGCCTGTCACCCCCCGTTGGCAGGTTAATCAGTTTGTCCAATTCATTCCGGGTCTGAACAAAGGCGGAAATATCTAAATTGATGCAAAGCGCCCCTATGACCTTATTGTTATCGTCTTTAATTAAAAGGGTGGATCCTTTTACGTTTTTGCCATTCTTGGAACACCCTTGATAGTTCGTGATGAAATCCGTGTCCAAGGTTGTGGACCCTTTTTTTAATAATTTTAAGAGCAGGTCGGTGGCCGGCCCCCCTACAACCCTTTCACTGATTTGATTGTTTTCAATGGCAACGATGGACTGGTCTATATTTTTTAAATCATGCAGAACGATTTCAAATTGAGGTCCTAATGCCTCGGCTAAAAATTTAACAATCGGAATATATTTTTGTAACATGCCACCTCGCAAATATTTTTTATTGCCTTAATATTTTTTTGTCAACTTAATAATACTTTAAAGTTGTGATAATAATTTTGCAAGAGTTGTTTGTCCCAAATGAAAAATATTAGGGTTGACCCAGGTATATTGAGTTTTATGCTCAAGCCTTGCAGGTCCTTTTTGGTTTCCAGCAAATCGTACCCAGGAAGTTTGGAAAAAATGTTTGGTCTTTTTTTAGGGCAAGATGGTGCAAAAGAATTGCATACAAAACAAAAGACGATTGATAAGGAATTATACCTGTTTTCTGTAACAGAGTTTGTTTCCCAAAGAGGGCTGCATCCGGCATTGCCGCCTCAAAGTCTTTTTTTTATTCGAAATACCCTTTTGACAGCATCGGCCACCATTGATGGGTGCTGCTCATCGGCATGCCTGATGCGACCGTTGATCCCTTTTAACCCGCACTGATTGCGATGACGATTGTTAAAAAGGAAAAAACCATCCCTGCCGGTGCACTGAAATTTTTTCTGATACAGCGCTGATATCTTTGGTCGTCCAGGTGTTTACCCAATCCGACATGGGAATACTACCGGATTGGGCTTGCATTTTAATCTGCTTTTTCAGGATGCGGCATAAATGGCGCCCATTTTGCTTTTTGGTCCAGGCGGGGGACCCACATGGGCTCGCAATGGGGATACTCCCATTTGAATCCATTTACCTTTTTGATCTGGAAGCTGTCTTCCAGGGGATGGGAAAAAACTTCTCTTAAATGTCGGTATTGGAGCCAGTTGAATTCTTCCCTGATTTCGTTGGGCTTTATTCTTGGTTTCATACCTTCTGGCAGGTATTTAAGGTTGTCTTTAAGATCCCTCAGCCGCTGGAGGCGTTCAGGTTTATTGTATTTGTATTTGATCTTGCAATCGCTCAACTGATTTTTTGGGGTGTCGGGTTCATGTTTCCAGGCGGACCATCGTTTATAGGGCAGGGGGTTGGCTTTGTTGGGGGTGCCGAATATCTTTGTTGCATTCCAGGATTGTATTCCGTCTTTCCAGGCCCCCATCCAGGTTTCCTGGGTGTCGATGCGTTGGAGAACAATGGCATGGCCCAGGCTCGGGTTTAGGGCAAAGGTTCCAAACTGGAGCCTGCCGCCGGTAACGTACATTAAGGAATCACCGATACATGGGGACTTGCCGCCGATACCCCTCAGGATCGTCCGGTCAATGACCTTGTCCTCAAAGAGACGATCACAGATCAGCCGGCAGATGGCGGCCGTATAATACAGGGCTTCGCAGGAATGTCCATGGAACCGTATAATGTCTTTCATTCCAAATTTCAGTGTATGCTTAAAGTATTGTCCGGCCGTTCCTTCGGTAAATATGGACTGAAATTCGGGCAGGTAATCGCAATCCTCCATCAAAGGCGCATAAAACGTGGCTTTGTCGTCAGTATAATCTGTGCCGCGATAGATATATTTGGGGGGTGAATCAAATGATTTGTTCTTTTTTCTGTATTTATTCTCAATGCCCTCATATTTTTTTTGTCTTCTGCTGCCGCTGGTTTAAGAAAGATGCTGCCCAGTGATGCAGCCCCGGCTGCCATTGTTGCTGTGGTGGCGGATTTAAGAAATTGCCGCCGTTCTTTGCCTTTTTTTTGATGTGTCATCATATTTCCTTCATTGTATGTGATTTAAAAAAAATAGTAAAGCAGTTCTCCTGTTGTTTTGCATTAGTGATACTCATCCTTTGGCCGGGGTTTGTCAATTTGAAATTTGAAAAGTTTAATTATAACCAAAAGGGACCAGAATTAACTTAAATCCAAATGGAATCGTTTTTTGAGATTGCCAAAATATTGAGGACTTTGTTTTTCCAAGCCGCATTGTTTTCCAGTGACATGGCCTGATTTATTGCCGGCAATTATCCTGAATATGCGGAATAACCCTGTTTTCAAAGCAATCGTCCACTGCCTTGGATTAAGTTTTTTTTGTACGTCAAAAAGAGTTTGGAATGCCTAAGGAATTGTTGTATAGTCCTTTTGGTTTTTAACCCTTACACTCTGAATTTAAGAAAAGGATGATCATGACTCAATTAAAGACACCCGTGAGCAGCAAAGGCCTTTTTGATCTATTATACCAAAGCTATGTTCCCAGAATTATCAATGCAGCCATTGAAATTGACCTGTTCCAGGCCCTTTCAAAGAAGGGAATGACCCTGGTCCAACTGACCAAATCCCTGAAAATAAAGGCAATAATCACACACGCCCTGCTGGACGTGCTCATTGCCGTCAACCTGGTGGAAAAAGAAGGGGAGGTGTACTCACTTACCCCGGCGGCCCGGGATTTTCTTTTAACGGAGGCAAAGACAAATCAGATTGATGCCGTAAAAGCGTATTCTGGCAGCAGCGGCCCCTTTGATTCTCTTGTTCAAGTCCTCTGCAAGGGACCTGCGCCCTTTAACCCTAATATGTGGAGTTCCCCAAAGGCCGTACTGGATATGGAACAGCAGCAAAAAAGGGGGGGGGGGGGCTATCCAGGCTGTCCTCTCCTTTGCCAAGGGCTTGCCCGAATTTGAATCATCCAGAAAACTATGCGATTTTGCGGGAAATATCGGGTATTTTTCATTTGCCTTTATGCAGGCAAATGAAAATTTAAGGGCGCATATTTATGATCTGCCCGAGGTCTGTGACCTGGCCTGGAAGCTTAAAAAAGATCAGCCACATTTTGACCGTTCGACCTTTCATGATTTTGACATGGAAAAAGATACCTCTTTTGGCAGCGGGTATGATCTTTTTTTCAGCTCCCATTTTTTATACGAGCTGAACGCAGACAACAGGCTTTTAGATTTTTTTAATCAGGTGAACCAGGCCATGATACCGGGCGGCCTTTTTATCTCAAATCACATTGTACCGCCGGAAGACAATGCCCCGCATCTGACATTTGCCATTGTTGAGTTGTTGACACGGTGCATGGGATACCCCACCCACCGCCTTCCGGAACAAGATATTATAACGGCTTTAAGCAACGCAGGATTTGGCAAGTT
It encodes:
- a CDS encoding RidA family protein, producing the protein MKKTINTPLAPAAIGPYSQAIAVNDMLFLSGQLPINPVTSQMAPNDIEVQTKTSIENIAAILKQAGMDLNNVVKTTVFISDMNNFSKLNGVYGSYFQTNPPARSCFEVSRLPKDALVEIEAIAHK
- a CDS encoding PAS domain-containing protein; its protein translation is MLQKYIPIVKFLAEALGPQFEIVLHDLKNIDQSIVAIENNQISERVVGGPATDLLLKLLKKGSTTLDTDFITNYQGCSKNGKNVKGSTLLIKDDNNKVIGALCINLDISAFVQTRNELDKLINLPTGGDRQKNVEPISEKLDHSIEDLTSDAIKTILVETNIPPERMSLEEKMQIIKALNQKGIFLLKGAVSEIAKHLKTSEPTIYRYLNKLK
- a CDS encoding formylmethanofuran dehydrogenase subunit E encodes the protein MKDIIRFHGHSCEALYYTAAICRLICDRLFEDKVIDRTILRGIGGKSPCIGDSLMYVTGGRLQFGTFALNPSLGHAIVLQRIDTQETWMGAWKDGIQSWNATKIFGTPNKANPLPYKRWSAWKHEPDTPKNQLSDCKIKYKYNKPERLQRLRDLKDNLKYLPEGMKPRIKPNEIREEFNWLQYRHLREVFSHPLEDSFQIKKVNGFKWEYPHCEPMWVPRLDQKAKWAPFMPHPEKAD
- a CDS encoding twin-arginine translocation signal domain-containing protein, with translation MMTHQKKGKERRQFLKSATTATMAAGAASLGSIFLKPAAAEDKKNMRALRINTEKRTNHLIHPPNISIAAQIILTTKPRFMRL